CTGTTGTTTGTATGAAGTAGGGACATATTTCCTTTTCATGTGTTTCTTGAGCTTGGTCCAAGAGTTAATCCTACCCCTCTCTTCCCTAATCCTACGTTTTTGGAGTCCTTCTAACCATATAGCAGCCGATTTGATCAatttgatcttggctagcttgTACTGTTGGTCTGGGGTGTGttcttgaattcaaagtaattGTCCATTCGATCTTCCCATTCAAGATATTTCCCAGGGTCATAGGAATGCCCATCGAATTCAGGAATATCAATCTTAACCGTTCTATCCTCGTAGGGTCGCAAATTAGGGTTTGGTGTTCTGTCCTGTTGACTGTCGATCCTtaattgatttagggtttgcatGACTAATCTCATATTCTCCTCCAATATCCCAAATCTTTCCTCCATGGTCATATCCACTCGACCAGAGACAGCTAATTTAACCAGCAATGCACGAAAATGATGATTATGAAATGTATGCGAAAATCGAAAATGCAAGAATCCCAAATTCAGAAATTTATTAAATGTTCTGTGTATGACAATACGaattaatgaaaaacaaatgaatgacaatgaaaatgaaataggaagatcaCTCCCTGAATGTCGTGAATTCAATGATTGATTGAAAAATTCCACGATGCCTCAAAATCGCCCAATCCTGCTGCCTTTGAAATGCCCAGAAATAATGAAACCTCTTTCCTCAGAAACTCAATATGTGCTATCTTTGCCCAATTCGTGgctgggctctgataccaagttgatgcgtgTTCAAGGGTGGGAATTGCTGGGTGTATTGCAAGGATGAAGATAAGACAATTATCTTGATTAAGGGAACACTCAAACACGCAGAAATCCAATGAACACACACACTGACTCACACAAACAACCAAGAAAGAgtttcttgtttttctgatgaGGGGAAACAAACACCGTGAAACGTGAACTATGAGCGAACTAGGATAGAAACAATGCAAGGATGATGAAACCTTGATTGCTGGGTGCCTTTGAGAACTCAAACCACTCCATGATAAGACTTCCCTCCGGCCAAAAGGCTGCTCCGCAACCCCTTGAAGAAGTTTGTaaacaaacttcaaacttcagaAAAATCCTTTTTCTGAAAATAATACCTCAAGTGTATTAAACTCAAATCAATGTACAAGCGTGTGTTATTACAGAGAGAGCCCATGTATTTATAGGCTTTGCATcctaaactagccgttacaattAACTAACAAAATACACGTGGCTAAGACTCAAACAGAAACAAACAGAAAAGCTTCAACACTTAGCCAAAATTCTGACTTTTACAAATCGATGACCAGGCTTCCTTTAGCTTGCTCTACTGTCTTCCTGGTGCACTATTAGTAAGACCCTTGGCCCTtggtggcttggcccatgtagAGAGATACCATTCCAGCCCTCCTTCCGGTCTAAGTGATCCCGGTCTGAACTCAAGTGGTTCACCAAGGTCAGTTGTTCGCTAGGTAGCTCTGTAGCTCTGTTCTTGTAGTCTGTCTGTCCTGTTGGGGCTTGGTTGCTGTTCCTTGTGATGTTCTTGGCTTCCTTGGCCTTGCTAGTTGTTTTTAGGCCCATAACTGATTGTTGAGGCGTATCCATGGGGGTCTCTTGTGTTCCATGTGCATTTGGCGTAGATGAAAAGTCCAAAGCACTGTCTTGTTCCTTCAGGCCCTTGGTGCTGTTCCCAGTCTTTGATACCATATTTGTATCAACTGTCGACCCGGCCTTTTGTTACCTTGTATGCTGATGACGATAATTTTGGAAGATGAACATGCATAGAAGCTTTGTTTTTGACGACAATGAAAATTCAAGTTGGAGTTGTGATACGTTGCGTTGGGATTACTGTGGAGGGTCGCTTTTGGAGTTGGGATTTTTATACTGCATATTCGTTAGCCCCCTTTGTAAATTTCGAGTCGGTCTGTTAGTTCCAGGGAGGCTTATTTGCTTTTTCACTCAACCATACGAAAGAGGGAAATATGTTACCGTCTTAATTACCATGATGAAATACTTTTTTCATATATTTCTACGATATAAACTCGTATTACTATTCCGCAAACAGGTCTAACATTACATGCTCCAACTAACATAAGATTCGATTTTCACCAAAACTTCTTTAAACACTATTATAACTAAGTGAGAATTGAATTCAAAATCTTTATCCGGAGAAAGTGGTATTTTATTTGTTCTAATTGAGATAGATCAAATCTCTTTAACACTCTTTTAATTTCACAGCAATTAAGGATTATATTGCATTGATATTTTAGACTGCttagtagtattttttttacaatacatATCGAACATAAAATATCCGAGTGTCCGAGTAATAATTGGTTAGCATTGACTATTTTTCATACCAATAAATTAgtgaattattaataatatagtGGAGGATAAAAAGACCAAATTTTATCTGAATTTAAGTTTAAACTCTTCTGACACATATAAAAATcgaatttaaatgaaaatttaaatacatattaaatttaaaataaaatagtcaaaataatattcaaaaagaaaaaatgaatttaaatattgagtataaaataattactctCTTGACTGCAAACTTTACTTATCAaacattgaaatttaaaaagacTCATCTCTTATCTAGCAACATGCcaataatatttcattaatgttattaaatagttttaattttgattgaaatttgaagagtcaatattattattattattattattattattattattattattattattattgataacccatctattattaaaaaatctaaaaaaattaacaagtaaAGAACTAAGCTATTACCAATTGAAAAGATAAAGTAGAAAAAAGATTGTttgacatcatcatcattcatcaagagaaattaaaaaagatttattaattattagtcCACCTACAACTTACTCGTTTCGATATTAAAGAATTAGTTTCACTTTACTTTTAGTTTATACTATTAAATTTGTCTAACTTTTACTATTAAAtttgtctaatttttatttttgactatAATTCACACTCTCTTTTAATTCTCATCCACATATATAAGTAATATAACTTACATTTTCATTTTATGAActctgtttttttattttcccaTAGACTatacatatttaattatttatgatttttgcctaattttcttgattttcaccTCCATATATACTTAGAGCCTATTTATTTGGAACAgtaaagtatataacattttGAATACCAAAAAATACCattactaatatttttttatatataacaaaagtcaacaagaaaaacaatgtTAAAATATTACGGTTGCTAGGTGGATATATCAAAATACATAATTTGACTAACTATCTTCCATTAAAGTATTAGTTGATACCTTGAGGCATTGAGTCATGTAGTTGAGATCAAGTATTTTTGAGTAGGTGTCTACATCTTCCCATATAAGTGTCTATCTATTTCTATATAACCGACTTTTCacatttcattttattattaattggcttttatttaattagaaataAGTGTAAAATTTACGGATTTTGTATTTTTCTTCGGATGAAGCGAGTATGAGTATGAATCGTTGGGTTGCGGATGGATATGtatgaatataaaaattttacccgtcataaataatgaataaatggtGGGTATGAGGTCGCTCAcaatttcacataaaaaaatatataatttaatgagtTATTTAATAAAGTTCATTATATCCAAAATGAAAGAATTACAAAATTTCTAAAACCATCAAAAATAGACATATCTCCTTTTGTCCCTACTAAATTATATCCAAAATGAAAGAATTACAAAATTTCTAAACCATCAAAAGTAGACATATCTCCTTTTGTCCCTACTAAATCCATATATTATAAATTGGAAAATTtatccagaataatccaacctattcacgattttcctacaataatcccaactatcgattaaccatgaataatccgaacTTAAAGGGGTCTTTGCCTTGGGTACACCCGGGTGACCTGCTACCTATTGtagcaagtcattttgaatataaaaaaaaaagataaatattttaaaaaatggaaaatttacccagaataatccaacctatttacgattttcctacaataatcccgaCTAAATGCCAGAAAATTACCTGTTGCACCGGTAAAAACAagagcaacaacagcacaggttaagtgagtcaatagttgagattattcatggttaatcgatagttgggattattgtaggaaaatcgtgaataggttggattattctgggtaaattttccttaTAAATTTATCGTGCTCATTTTACACTTATCTTTTggtaagttttttatttattttaatcatatttacaaatttattaatctatttatttgattgacttttatttttttttttttatcttattctctaattataaattaatgcttctattaaattaaaatagtacaaTTTCGTAGGACTAATGGAAGTacttatatacttttttttttattagagcCTTATAGAACGTTAAAGGAACTTACTTAAGCAAAACCTTTTAtttatggttgaagccccaatatattatgtataatctCACACTCCCTCGTACAAAAGTATTTAGAGTTAAAAGTGTAGATACAATAAATGTATACTCATACTTGACGCTAATATTTCCGTTTTAAAGAAGTGACAGATGAAATTCAAATCTTTGATTTGGGCTTGTGAATTGTGATACCATCttaaaaaatcaactaaaacataagtttaaattgataattaagTTGGTTTCTTAATAGAGGAAGAAAAGAAATAAGTGAAAATTAAACTTAAGATCTTTCTGAATATGTAAGAATCAAAcccaaaactttttttaaaagtaatttttttattctaactaaAACAAAACTCGATTTTCATACTTCCTATATTTGTACAGTATAGTAATAGTACTACTAACCCACTTAAGGAACAAAAAAATTGTCTCTTTTTCTTTCGTGCTTTCTTTACATCTATAAATGCCCCACTTAactgaaaaatatttttgtctcctactttctcttgcttttctttttctcttgtttatggaaataattcataaaaaaaacacaaaaatgatTTAGCTACAATATCATCATTATAAGATCATAATCTTGGTGTTAGAAAATGAGGTTGAGATCACcaatttttatgtatttatttgGTAGAAGAAGTCTTATAATAAAGTTCTCACAACTTGGTGAATTCTTATATGAATTGGTTTCAGTCATATCTTCTGTTATTCATCAAATTTCTTCATCTATGGAAGTACCCATCAACAATTCTTCactttattcttcatcaatcagaTTTACGTATACTGGAAATTCCAGTCTTATTGCTATGtagtattaattaaatatttatttttctattaattaGTATTTGGTTTTTagatttcataatattaattaaatgttgttgttttcgattctggGGTGTGGAGTATGTATGAATTATAATCATGGGTTCCAGATTTAATTgtttataatgatattattagatgttttttattttaatttcggAATAGggaataatttcttaaatataaGAGAGGATGgagatggtaataaaaattgtTGATTGACGTAGTGATCGACAACTTTTTATTTCATTCTTCGTGATTTGTGAGAGTACAAATGGTGAATGGGGTGAGActaaaaagatgagaaaaattggttaaaaaaaaattatatttcatgGAAAAGTTGCACATGATTAAAAATATGGATtaggattaaaaataaaagtggaGTAAATTCAATAggacattaaaaagaaaaaattaggcAATTTAAAGagagtaaataaatatattattcctccattttgaaatacttgttacTGATGGTGACATATTCAGTGGAGAAATATTACTATCcgtagcaagtataataaaacgTATAATTACTAGTAAATCATGTGTAAAATTGGAGATAATATTATCTATCTACAAGCAATTTTAAAAGATCTTTTTTTATAAGAATAATGTTGCATTTTGGTAGAAGTCAAAAAAGTGGCATTAAGTGTCAATTTCCAAGGCATTAAGAAAAGAAGGTTCTCTTTGTATTGTGTATAGAAGTACTAGTagaaatgtgactaaaatgatTCTCTTTGCAAATGATCAATTTGGTGGAATATAGGATTATACTTACATTGATTTGTCAATATCAAAATACATGAACTCTAAAAATTATCTTATACTAACATCTTATCCAACCCAACCCGAAAGGAGCACACGATGAAATTCAATGCGAAACATAGCCTTTACTAATACGTCAGATATTTACTGTAATTCTAAAAGTTAAACAACACTCGaatttttgattgaaaagattgaataatgaatattagAATACACCATGAAAGTTACGATGCATTAACAAAAGGTCTTAACTTTACATATTTACGAGATGATAGAGTAGGAGAGACAACGAGGTGTTGACTCATCATCGTTCATATCGATCCCAAATTCACCAAGAGATAAAAATGACTAAATGCACTAATAGGAAGCTATAGACTTGGTACACAACCTTTTACCAAATGCAATGAACAATTACATGTTATACTCATAGCATCACTTCTTCACACCTTCAAATGATAATGCCTCACAATTACATTTTCCCCATTACATAATCCATCACATCCACCAGGAAATCTGAAACAAAAACCAGGGAAAAATATGGTAAGATAACTTCATTAATGGAGtgaaatacaaataaaataaaataaaaagagttaAAGTTCGTTCTGAAAATCTTTGCTCGAATTCGAAGGAGTTGTTTTTGATCAAGTCGGGTCGTGTTCTTTGCTTAGGTCTTCAGGGGGCTATTTTGAACAAACGCAGATTCATTTCATAGCATTTCAAGATTTCAGGTTCAAATTTTCCGTCTTGTTTTGGGTCAGGTCAAAATTTGATGGCCAAGCATCCCATAGAAAAAAATGCAGATGTCATTGCAATAGCGCTAACCTTGCGGTTTTACGACTCATTTCGCAGATATCGCAATCTGAATTATTAACTTATGAAATACATTTTATCTTAGTAATTAAAGTTTTCTAGACCATATATGTAAATTAAAGCTTATAACAGGCTTTTTAGAACGTAATACCCCTTTAAAAAGACATATGTTAGAATAAAAACTTATAATGGTTGTTACTCCATGGTTTTAAATCACATCTTACGTGACGGGGATTTGAAGTTCGATAAGCTCAAAGTCCATTATGAAACGGCCGTTATGTTACGGAACAATCTCATTTACGATATTGCGTCTTAAAACATAAAAGGATGAAAAGACGAACAAAACTTCATGTCTTGACTAGCACACATGTAAAAGCTCGATTTTTAGATTGAAGGAGCAGATTTACCAGCATCTTCCTTGGTGAAGCATAGGGCAGGTGTGATTCTGAATACATTGCCATAAAATCCTCCTTTTCCGACCAATACTCCCAATTCTATACAGTTCAAATGAAGAAACATAGTCAATGGAAAAGCTTATAACACAAGCTCGAAGAACACGAGCAGTTTCACATGATTCGATAATCGCCTCGCAAATCTCGAATCGAAAAGCAAATTATGatcggttttaggctatttttgaaccattttgagcgaatccaAAAGTCACAAGGCGAACTAattagcgaattatgtttcactgaACACGAGAATAACAATGTCCAAAGAAGCGGGTGGGGGGAGCACACACCTTTCATTTGGTCCATTACATGAAGTATCTCGGCTTTTGCTGGTGTTTTCTTTTCGCGATCTGTAACTAGTTCGACCCCTAGCATCAATCCCCTTCCTCTCACGTCACCAATTACTACGATGGATAtcgagaaaagaaaaaatatcagCATGTTAAGTGAAAATTtcgaaagaaaaacaattttacCCGAATGAGGGCAAGTGACCTACAGTCGTATTTGTCCATCAGAGTTGCGAGTCGTTTTTTGAGATGAGTACCAACGACACGAGCATTTTCTTGAAGCCTTTCCTTCTCGATCACTTTGAGAACAGCATGTCCTGCAGAAGTGCAGACAGGGTTTCCACCAAACGTGTTGAGATAACTACGACGAGTTAGGACACTTGCGATTTCCGGTGTGGTTACTACTGCACCGAGGGGAATGCCATTCCCTATACcctgaaaaatcaaaatcaaaacactGAAAAAAGTGAGACAAGAATCTATCTAAATTTTGAAAATGTTCAAATAGAACATAAGTAGCCTTATCCAAGTGTTTTTAGTTGTAAATAACAAGAACACGATTGTGCTTCAAACAACCAATGCTTTCAGATAAAACTGTCAGTCGAGTTTGACCCAAAGAgtcataaatttgttattattttacttCTATCGAtacaaaatagctaaaaaataCTGAGCACTGTCACATAATTCATTAATCTTCTTGCGAATCGCGAATCAAAGGAAGCAAactatggtcggttttgggctattttccTGTCATTTTGACCGAAATCGTGAATCCAAAAAGAGAATTAACTgtcgaattatgttacactgataCTGTGAAATATTttccattaaaatttaaagcAACTTTTTCCTATTATATTGGGTCAACAAGTGCTTTCGGTCATACTTGTGGaatattaacttaaataaaGGAATTTACGAAAAAATAGTAGGTTATAGCTCGAAAAGGTTTATGCCGAGAAAAATAGGTTAAGTTTGCACCTGACTTTCCTCGGTCATATTACCAACAAGAACAGGAAGTACCAACCTTCGCCATGGTAACAATATCGGGGACAACCCCATGACTCTCGAAACCCCAAAAGTGACTCCCAGTGCGAGCAAATCCCGCTTGAACTTCATCTGCTATGAAAAGTCCTCCGGCTTGCTTTACAATGTCATATACACTAGAAAGATAGCCAGGGGCCAATTCTATGATGCCTCCAACTCCCTGCAACATAAATACAACAGTAAATTAGTATATGTCCGATAAATGTAAGCAAAAACCCGACACCATTTGTTTGCTTTGACGTTGTTTTCTTCACCCGATTCCAAACCCAACCACCCAATTGAATATATTTTCAGCACTAACCTGAATGGCTTCACAGATGAAACCTGCGACATGACCAGATGTCCCGAATTGGATGATATCCTGAACATCTTTTGCATACATTTTTCCGTCTACTCCAAACAGACCTCTGTAAGGATCAGGATTCATGGCATGGTGGACTCCGGTCTGTCACAGTCACAGATTCGGTTATGAGAAAATTAGAAGATCGGCAAGCATTAGATCATGTGCACTTTTAATTTATGAGAAGTTGCAGATGATATtggggggtgtttggcaaaatggCTCATTAAgcaatttttagtttattttgatacATATGGAAGGTTGAGTTGGCAAACCAGCTA
The Amaranthus tricolor cultivar Red isolate AtriRed21 chromosome 11, ASM2621246v1, whole genome shotgun sequence DNA segment above includes these coding regions:
- the LOC130827818 gene encoding alanine--glyoxylate aminotransferase 2 homolog 3, mitochondrial-like: MGYVGKLIRGVLLTGNGGIRRFNSSQAAAAVTAKMPAFDYTPPPYSGPSSAEILKKRKEFLSPSMFTFYNHPLNVVDGRMQYLYDDKGRRYLDAFGGIATVCCGHCHPDVVAAIVNQMQHLQHSTILYLNPAIADFAEALASKLPGDLKVVFFTNSGTEANELALMMARLYTGCQDIISLRNAYHGNAAGTMGTTAQCNWKFNVTQTGVHHAMNPDPYRGLFGVDGKMYAKDVQDIIQFGTSGHVAGFICEAIQGVGGIIELAPGYLSSVYDIVKQAGGLFIADEVQAGFARTGSHFWGFESHGVVPDIVTMAKGIGNGIPLGAVVTTPEIASVLTRRSYLNTFGGNPVCTSAGHAVLKVIEKERLQENARVVGTHLKKRLATLMDKYDLIGDVRGRGLMLGVELVTDREKKTPAKAEILHVMDQMKELGVLVGKGGFYGNVFRITPALCFTKEDADFLVDVMDYVMGKM